DNA sequence from the Devosia lacusdianchii genome:
CGATACGCTGGCGCTGCGTGGCAAGGTAGTGTCGGCGCTGGCGCAGCCGATCAAGGTCTTCGACAAGCCCAAGGGCGAGCATTTCGAGCTGGGCGAAGCGGCCCGCGTCGATCTCTCCACCCAGGACGTGATCCATATGCGTCAGGATCCGCCTTTCGACATGAACTACATCACCCTCACGCACCTGCTCGAAAAGCTCGAGCCCAAGGTACTGGTGGTGAACCCACCGGCGGCGGTGCGCAATGCGCCCGAAAAAATCCTCGTCACCGATTTCCCCGAGCTGATGCCGCCGACCCTGGTGACGCGCGACCGCAGCATGATCCATGACTTCCGCAGGGAGCACGGCAACATCATCGTCAAGCCGCTCTACGGCAATGGCGGGGCCGGCGTGTTCTTCATCCAGGAGGGCGACCACAACCTGGCGAGCCTCTTGGAACTGTTCGAGAGTAATTACCGCGAACCCTTCATGATCCAGAAGTATCTGCCTGACGTCCGCAAGGGCGACAAGCGGATCATCATCATCGACGGCGAGCCCGTGGCCGGCCTCAACCGCATTCCCGCCGACGGCGAGGCCCGTTCCAACATGCATGTTGGCGGCCGCCCGGAGCTCTCGCCGCTGACCGAGCGCGAAAAGGAAATCTGCGCCACTATCGCCCCGGCGCTCAAGTCGCGGGGCATGATCTTCGTCGGCATCGACGTCATCGGCGATTACCTCACCGAGATCAACGTCACTTCCCCCACCGGCATCCGCGAGATCAAGCGGTTTGGCGGCCCCGATATCGCCGTCATGATCTGGGACGCGATCGAGAAGCGGCGGGCATAGGACGTCAGAAAGTGGGCAAGCCGCTTCACTTCACACGACATGCATTGGAGGCCATCCGTCAGCGCGATCTTGACCTGGAATGGATCGATCGCGCCGTCCATGCGCCCGACTGGGAGGAGGTCGATCCTCAAGACCCTGAGGTCGCTAGGCGATTTCTCGCCGTGCCTGAGCGAGACAATCGCTACCTTCGCGTGGCCTGTGTGGAAACTCCGGCGGAAGTCCGTATACTATCTGCATTCTTTGATCGCCGAGCGAGGCCAAAGTGAAGCCGACTGTCACCTACGATAGCGAAGCCAACGCCGCCTATATTCGTTTCTCACCGGAACCGGTTGAAGAAAGCGAAGAGGTGTCGGCAGGCATCGTGCTGGACTATGATGCGGACGGACGAATTGTAGGCATGGAAGTCTTGGACGCGCGCGCCCATCTCTCGCCTGAGCTGCTCGACAAGGCCGCCTAGCCCGCGTAGTCGTTAGGGCATCAGCCGGAGCCCGCGTCATGCCCACCACAACCTTCCTCGTCGCCTTTGCGACCCTGTTTGCCACTGTGGGCGTGGCTGATATCGCCTTTATCTTCGCGGCGCTGACCAAGCATCATACCGCCAAGCAGCGTTTCGCCTTTGCGACGCGCGGTGTGATCATTGCCGGGGTGATCCTGCTGCTGTTCGGCGTGCTGGGAAATCCGATCCTCGAAATCTTCGGTATCACCATTCCCGCCCTGCGCACGGCCGGTGGCCTGCTGCTGTTCCTTATCGCCATCGACATGGTGTTCGCCCGCCATTCCGGCGGCACCGACATTACCGACGAGGAAGAGGTGGAAGCCCGTTCGCGCGAGGACATTGCGGTTTTCCCGCTGGCCATGCCGCTGTTGGCCGGTCCCGGCGCCATCAGTGCCGTGATCCTGCTCACGACAGGCACCAGGACCGATTTCGAGTACTGGGCCGTGCTGGTGGCGATCGTGGTAATTCTGTTCCTGGCCTGGCTGACCCTGCTCGTCGCCATTCCGATCCAGCGCCTGCTCGGGGTCACCGGCCTGGCCGTGGTCTCGCGCATTGTTGGCATTCTGCTGGCCGCGCTTGCGGTGCAATTCGTCTTCGATGGGGTCAAGACCAGCGGCCTGCTTGGCAATTTCGCGGCCTGAGAGCTTTGGCCGGAAACCGCTAAAACTGTAGCGTTAATCAAGTCTTAACGCTGGCGTTGACCGCGCCGGGCATTGCGGGCACAGCTAGAGGATGAAGCCCCGTTTGCGGACGTCCTACATGCGCGTTGCGGCCGTTCTGACCCTGCTGATCATTGCCATGCTGGCCGCGAGTTCGGGTGGCAGCGTCGTGGCTCGATCCGAAACGCAGGCACCGATCGAGGCCAGCGCCGCCTAGGCCAAAAGCAAAGACGGCCGGCTTGCGCCGACCGCCTCGCATGGAACTGCCGAGCGCCTACTTTTTGGCGGTGTTGCCGGCGCTGCCAGCGCCGAGGCCGGTGACCGGCTTGGCAGCAGCGACCTTGTCCTTTTTCGGCTTCTTGGCTTCCTTGTTGCTGCGCATCTGGCCCTTGGCCATGTCGAGTCCTCCCTGGCTGCGGGCGCGTGGCCCGGATGAATGATCTGCGAAAGCTAGACCCGCGTCGAATCGCTGGCAAGTGCCCGGATTACTTCGCCGATTGGCACCGGCCGGTCGGGCCGAGCGAGGCGATGGCGCGCGGATCGCAGCCGGTGAGCAGGAACGTGATCCAGTCGTTCTGATTGCCATAGAAGGCGTTGCGATCGACCTCGCCCCTGACCCCGCGCACCACGCCGGTCTGCGTCCACTGCCAGAAGGTCCAGGTGCGGTTGCCGTAGCGCTCATGCGGCTCGGCGGCGGTCGAGCGCAGCCAGAAGGCATTGGGGAAATACTCACCCTCGAGAATGTCGCGGTGGAAGTTCATGTCGGTATAGATGATCGGCAGCTTGCCGGTATGGCGCTCCATGGCGTCGAGCATGACGCGGATCTTTTCGAGAGCGTCGGCACGGCTGGGTTTGTTGCGGCAGCTCGAGTGGTTGTTCCACTCGAGATCGAGCACCGGCGGCAGCGCATCGGGGTCGTTGGGTACGTTCTGCGTGAACCACGCGGCCTGTTCGGACGCCAGCGAGCACCAGGTCATGAAGTGATAGGCGCCACGCGGCATGCCGGCATCGCGCGCCCGCACCCAATTGGTGCGGAAATTGGGGTCGATATAGTCCTTGCCCTCGGTGGCCTTCATGAACACGAAGTGGATGCCGCTCTGGAAGGCCGTACGGAAATCCACGTTCTCCTGGTAGCGGGCCACGTCGATACCCTGGATGGGCATGCCGCGGGCGCGGTCGACGCCGGAATGGGGCCGGTTATCGCCCTGGATCGGACCATAGAGCCCGCCACCCGACGAACAGGCGACCAGCAAGGCGGCCAGCAGCGCCGAAATCGTGCCCTTTGCGATCGCGGAAAACGAGGGAAAAGGCAGGCTGACGCGCATGAAAAGTACTCGACGCAAAGACAAATTGAGCCTTTGAATCAACATGGTCGGGTTAATGGGTGATTAGGTTTACCTTTGTGGCAAGCGACGTGGTTAACAAGCCATCTTTCGTTCGCTTTGTGTTTCTCTGTGCCCTGAGCACCGGATTCTCCCCGGTTGTCGAAATAGCCGATCTTCGCGCGACATTGTGCTGACCGATCCAGTGGCTCAAACTCGGAGAAGCACGATGTCCACCAACGACAAGTCGCCCCAATTGCAAACCGTCACCGACGGCATCATGATGGGCGAATGCCCGCGCTGGCACGAGGGCAGGCTGTGGTTTGCCGACTGGATCGGCCAGAAACTCTATTCAATCGACGCCAGCGGGCAGCGCCGTGTCGAGGCGGCTGTCGTTTCCCTGCCCTTCTCGATCGACTGGTTGGCCGACGGCACGCTGCTGGTGGCCCATGCCTGGCAGAACAAGCTGCTGCGCCGGCAGGCGGACGGCGCTTTCGCCACCCATAGCGACCTTGCGACCCTGTCGGCGTTTGGCTGCAACGAGCTCGTCGTCGATGGGCGCGGCAATATCTATGTCAACAGCATCAACGAGGCGCTGGAGGGCGGGCCGATGGCCAGCTATGTCGAGTTCCAGCGCACCGGCCTCAGGCCCGGCGTCATCGGCCTCGTCTCGCCCGATGGCACCGTACGACAGGTGGCCCAGGAGCTCGCTTTCCCCAATGGCATGGTGGTGACGCCTGACAACAAGACCCTGATCGTCGCCGAATCCTTTTCGGCGGAGCTGACGGCCTTCGACATCGCCGAAGACGGGAGCCTGGAAAACCGGCGCCTCTGGGCCCGCATCGAAGGCCAGGGCGCCGACGGTATCTGCCTTGATGCCGAAGGCGCCGTCTGGGCCACTTCCGGCCCGCGCTGCATCCGGATAGCAGAAGGTGGCCAAGTGCTCGACGAGGTTGGGGTTGACCCGAGCCTTATGTGCTTTGCCTGCATGCTCGGCGGCGCTGACGGCAGGACGTTGTTCATCGTCGCCAATGCCTGGGGCAGCGATGCACCCACCCGGCCCACCGGTAAGGTCTTTGCCGTGCCGGTGGGCGCGCAGCATGCCGGCTTTCCTTGAGGCCTGGCCCCGGTCCCAGCGGCGGGAGCGCCCGCTTCCGCTGTGTGCATGTTGTTCGCTTTACGTTCTTGTTCGGAACCAGCCGCTTTGCTAAGCTCGCCCGGGGCTTGGGGAAAAGCGCATGGTCACCCGTGTAGCGACAGTGGCGTTCCAGGGCATTGAGGCGGTGCCGGTGGATGTGCAGGTGCAGATTGCGCCGGGCCTGCCCAATTTCATTCTCGTCGGATTGCCCGACAAGGCAGTCAAGGAATCGGGCGAACGGGTGCGGGCGGCGCTGGTCGCTTCGGGCCTGGGCCTGCCGCCCAAGCGCATCACCATCAATCTGGCGCCTGCCGACCTGCCCAAGGAAGGCAGCCATTACGACCTGCCGATAGCGCTGGCCATCATGGCCGCCATCGGCGCCATTCCACAGGATGCGCTCGACGGCTACCTGGCGCTGGGCGAGCTCGGCCTCGATGGGAGGCTGGCCCATGTCGGCGGCATCCTGCCGGCGGCGATCGCGGCGCAAGGGCGCGACCTGGGATTGATCTGCGCCCAGCTCTCTGGCGCCGAAGCTGCCTGGGCCGGCGACGGGCTGGAGATCGTCGCGGCGGAAAGCCTCCTGGCGCTGGTCAATCACCTGACCGGCCACCAGCTTGCCGCCCGGCCGGTGCCGCGCAAGCATATCGCCAAGGGCAACCTGCCGGACCTCAGTGAAGTGCGCGGTCAGCTGGTGGCGCGGCGCGCACTCGAAGTGGCGGCTGCCGGTGGCCACAACATGCTGATGATCGGGCCGCCCGGTGCGGGAAAATCCATGCTGGCAGCGCGGCTGCCTTCCATCCTGCCGCCGCTCGATCCGCGTGAACTGCTCGATATTTCCATCATCCAGTCCATTGCCGGTGAACTGGCGGGCGGCGCTATTTCCGATCGCCGGCCGTTCCGGGCACCACATCACTCCGCCTCGATGGCGGCCTTGGTGGGGGGTGGGCTCAAGGTCCGGCCGGGTGAGGTCAGCCTCGCCCATAATGGCGTGCTGTTTCTCGACGAACTGCCCGAATTCGCGCCGAGCGTGCTCGATAGCCTGCGCCAGCCGCTTGAAAGTGGTGAAACCGTCATCGCGCGCGCCAATGCGCGGGTGAGCTATCCGAGCCGTGTGCAGCTTATTGCTGCGATGAATCCCTGCAAGTGCGGGCTGGCAGGTACGCCCGGTCACACCTGCCGGCGCGGCCGTGCCTGCGCCGACGATTACCAGGGCCGGGTTTCGGGGCCATTTCTGGATCGCATTGATATCCGCATTGACGTGCCGGCGGTGACCGCCGCCGACATGATCGCCCCAGCCGAGGCAGCTGAGAGTTCCAGCGTCGTTGCCGAGCGCGTTTCCCGCGCC
Encoded proteins:
- a CDS encoding DUF4258 domain-containing protein, whose protein sequence is MGKPLHFTRHALEAIRQRDLDLEWIDRAVHAPDWEEVDPQDPEVARRFLAVPERDNRYLRVACVETPAEVRILSAFFDRRARPK
- a CDS encoding glycoside hydrolase family 25 protein: MRVSLPFPSFSAIAKGTISALLAALLVACSSGGGLYGPIQGDNRPHSGVDRARGMPIQGIDVARYQENVDFRTAFQSGIHFVFMKATEGKDYIDPNFRTNWVRARDAGMPRGAYHFMTWCSLASEQAAWFTQNVPNDPDALPPVLDLEWNNHSSCRNKPSRADALEKIRVMLDAMERHTGKLPIIYTDMNFHRDILEGEYFPNAFWLRSTAAEPHERYGNRTWTFWQWTQTGVVRGVRGEVDRNAFYGNQNDWITFLLTGCDPRAIASLGPTGRCQSAK
- the gshB gene encoding glutathione synthase, whose protein sequence is MAKKLKVAVQMDHVATINPRGDSTFAMMLEAQARGHELLHYTPDTLALRGKVVSALAQPIKVFDKPKGEHFELGEAARVDLSTQDVIHMRQDPPFDMNYITLTHLLEKLEPKVLVVNPPAAVRNAPEKILVTDFPELMPPTLVTRDRSMIHDFRREHGNIIVKPLYGNGGAGVFFIQEGDHNLASLLELFESNYREPFMIQKYLPDVRKGDKRIIIIDGEPVAGLNRIPADGEARSNMHVGGRPELSPLTEREKEICATIAPALKSRGMIFVGIDVIGDYLTEINVTSPTGIREIKRFGGPDIAVMIWDAIEKRRA
- a CDS encoding SMP-30/gluconolactonase/LRE family protein, encoding MSTNDKSPQLQTVTDGIMMGECPRWHEGRLWFADWIGQKLYSIDASGQRRVEAAVVSLPFSIDWLADGTLLVAHAWQNKLLRRQADGAFATHSDLATLSAFGCNELVVDGRGNIYVNSINEALEGGPMASYVEFQRTGLRPGVIGLVSPDGTVRQVAQELAFPNGMVVTPDNKTLIVAESFSAELTAFDIAEDGSLENRRLWARIEGQGADGICLDAEGAVWATSGPRCIRIAEGGQVLDEVGVDPSLMCFACMLGGADGRTLFIVANAWGSDAPTRPTGKVFAVPVGAQHAGFP
- a CDS encoding DUF2283 domain-containing protein translates to MKPTVTYDSEANAAYIRFSPEPVEESEEVSAGIVLDYDADGRIVGMEVLDARAHLSPELLDKAA
- a CDS encoding MarC family protein, with product MPTTTFLVAFATLFATVGVADIAFIFAALTKHHTAKQRFAFATRGVIIAGVILLLFGVLGNPILEIFGITIPALRTAGGLLLFLIAIDMVFARHSGGTDITDEEEVEARSREDIAVFPLAMPLLAGPGAISAVILLTTGTRTDFEYWAVLVAIVVILFLAWLTLLVAIPIQRLLGVTGLAVVSRIVGILLAALAVQFVFDGVKTSGLLGNFAA
- a CDS encoding YifB family Mg chelatase-like AAA ATPase; the encoded protein is MVTRVATVAFQGIEAVPVDVQVQIAPGLPNFILVGLPDKAVKESGERVRAALVASGLGLPPKRITINLAPADLPKEGSHYDLPIALAIMAAIGAIPQDALDGYLALGELGLDGRLAHVGGILPAAIAAQGRDLGLICAQLSGAEAAWAGDGLEIVAAESLLALVNHLTGHQLAARPVPRKHIAKGNLPDLSEVRGQLVARRALEVAAAGGHNMLMIGPPGAGKSMLAARLPSILPPLDPRELLDISIIQSIAGELAGGAISDRRPFRAPHHSASMAALVGGGLKVRPGEVSLAHNGVLFLDELPEFAPSVLDSLRQPLESGETVIARANARVSYPSRVQLIAAMNPCKCGLAGTPGHTCRRGRACADDYQGRVSGPFLDRIDIRIDVPAVTAADMIAPAEAAESSSVVAERVSRARQTQRQRFVEYGAPDIFTNAAAGPTLIEAVVNPDKDSQILLLQAAERFSLSARAYHRVLKVARTLADLAGVDRVARPHIAEALSYRLNFGAA